One genomic window of Streptomyces sp. NBC_01498 includes the following:
- a CDS encoding FKBP-type peptidyl-prolyl cis-trans isomerase, translating into MSIEKPEIDFPGGEPPADLEIKDIWEGDGAVAKAGDTVSVHYVGVAFSTGEEFDASWNRGTPLRFQLGQGQVISGWDQGVQGMKVGGRRQLTIPSHLAYGERGAGGGAIAPGETLIFVCDLVSA; encoded by the coding sequence GTGAGCATCGAGAAGCCCGAGATCGACTTCCCGGGTGGCGAGCCGCCGGCCGACCTGGAGATCAAGGACATCTGGGAGGGCGACGGCGCCGTGGCGAAGGCGGGCGACACCGTCTCCGTCCACTACGTGGGTGTGGCGTTCTCCACGGGTGAGGAGTTCGACGCCTCCTGGAACCGGGGTACGCCGCTGCGCTTCCAGCTCGGTCAGGGGCAGGTCATCTCCGGCTGGGACCAGGGTGTGCAGGGCATGAAGGTCGGCGGCCGTCGTCAGCTGACGATCCCGTCGCACCTGGCGTACGGCGAGCGCGGCGCGGGCGGTGGCGCGATCGCTCCGGGCGAGACGCTGATCTTCGTCTGTGATCTCGTCTCCGCCTGA
- a CDS encoding helix-turn-helix transcriptional regulator: MAIAKAERLMNLALCLLGTRRPLSKRELRESIEAYLEAGSDDSFNRMFERDKDDLRELGLVIETVENLDGEIGYLARRDSNRLPAITLDAEEAAALGLAAKVWQQARLAGAASGALQKLRAAGMPEAEDAYEAHHSALEPRIPVHEAAFEPLMLACRDRRPVVFDYRKANAARPEQRQVEPWTLECWRGHWYLAGWDRERGAERVFRLSRISGRVRARTGAFTVPVPDVVTVRETVESWAGETATRSALIRLRTESGYPLRARAVSSRELGDGWDELEIPYGHGLDAWLVEFGPDVVVLEPADLRADVVERLRAVAKG; encoded by the coding sequence ATGGCCATTGCCAAGGCCGAGCGGTTGATGAATCTCGCGTTGTGCCTGCTCGGCACCCGGCGCCCGCTCAGCAAGCGCGAGTTGCGCGAATCCATCGAGGCGTATCTGGAAGCCGGCTCGGACGACTCCTTCAACCGGATGTTCGAGCGGGACAAGGACGATCTCCGCGAACTCGGCCTGGTCATCGAGACGGTGGAGAACCTCGACGGTGAGATCGGCTATCTGGCCCGCCGGGACAGCAACCGGCTGCCGGCCATCACCCTCGACGCCGAGGAGGCCGCGGCGCTCGGGCTCGCCGCGAAGGTGTGGCAGCAGGCGCGGCTCGCGGGCGCGGCCAGCGGCGCGCTCCAGAAGCTGCGGGCGGCGGGGATGCCGGAGGCCGAGGACGCCTACGAGGCCCACCACAGCGCCCTGGAGCCCCGTATTCCGGTGCACGAGGCGGCGTTCGAGCCGTTGATGCTGGCGTGCCGGGACCGCAGGCCGGTGGTCTTCGACTACCGGAAGGCGAACGCGGCCAGGCCCGAGCAGCGCCAGGTGGAGCCGTGGACGCTGGAGTGCTGGCGGGGCCACTGGTATCTCGCCGGATGGGACCGGGAGCGCGGGGCGGAGCGGGTGTTCCGGCTGTCCCGGATCAGTGGCCGGGTGCGGGCGCGGACCGGGGCGTTCACGGTGCCGGTGCCGGACGTCGTCACGGTGCGGGAGACGGTGGAGAGCTGGGCGGGGGAGACGGCGACGCGTTCGGCGCTGATCCGGCTGCGCACCGAGAGCGGTTACCCGCTGCGGGCGCGGGCGGTCTCCTCGCGGGAACTGGGCGACGGCTGGGACGAGTTGGAGATTCCGTACGGTCACGGGCTGGACGCCTGGCTGGTGGAGTTCGGCCCCGACGTGGTCGTGCTGGAGCCCGCGGACCTGCGGGCCGATGTCGTGGAGCGGCTGCGCGCCGTGGCCAAGGGCTGA
- a CDS encoding FKBP-type peptidyl-prolyl cis-trans isomerase, with translation MRRLAGLIVIPLLLLSTAACGDDGGSDSTSSKNGLPEITAGAKFGEKPTLTKGKGDPPKELETDVISEGDGATLKKGDAIQVNYLGQSWDSTKPFDNSFDRKAPFDLTLGAGMVIQGWDKGLEGQKVGSRVMLGIPPELGYGAQGQGDIKPNATLVFVVDILKATQVPTTAKGTEVAQDNIDLPKVGVNDDGKAPTVTIPKSDPPTKLVSNYVLESKGEAVKATDSVVLNYEALVWKGAKTFDSTWKNGKTVTFPLPQLTLKGLKDGVVGKKVGSRVLVVIPPADGFGDKEQQGIPKNSTLVFAVDILAKV, from the coding sequence GTGCGCCGACTTGCCGGCCTCATCGTCATCCCCCTCCTGCTGCTGTCCACAGCGGCCTGCGGTGACGACGGAGGCTCCGACTCCACCTCGTCCAAGAACGGGCTTCCCGAGATCACCGCGGGTGCCAAGTTCGGTGAGAAGCCCACGCTGACGAAGGGGAAGGGTGATCCGCCGAAGGAGCTGGAAACCGATGTCATCAGTGAGGGTGACGGAGCGACGCTCAAGAAGGGCGACGCGATTCAGGTCAATTACCTGGGTCAGTCGTGGGATTCGACGAAGCCCTTCGACAACAGCTTCGATCGCAAGGCTCCTTTCGATCTGACGCTCGGCGCCGGGATGGTCATCCAGGGCTGGGACAAGGGTCTGGAGGGCCAGAAGGTCGGCAGCCGTGTGATGCTCGGCATTCCGCCGGAGCTGGGTTACGGGGCGCAGGGCCAGGGCGACATCAAGCCCAACGCGACGCTGGTGTTCGTCGTGGACATCCTGAAGGCGACTCAGGTCCCGACCACCGCGAAGGGCACCGAGGTCGCGCAGGACAACATCGATCTGCCGAAGGTCGGGGTCAACGACGACGGCAAGGCGCCCACGGTCACGATCCCGAAGTCGGACCCGCCGACGAAGCTCGTCTCGAACTACGTGCTGGAGAGCAAGGGCGAGGCCGTCAAGGCGACCGACTCGGTGGTGCTGAACTACGAGGCGCTGGTGTGGAAGGGCGCGAAGACCTTCGACAGCACCTGGAAGAACGGGAAGACCGTCACGTTCCCGCTGCCGCAGCTGACCCTCAAGGGGCTGAAGGACGGTGTCGTGGGCAAGAAGGTCGGCAGCCGTGTGCTGGTCGTGATCCCGCCCGCCGACGGGTTCGGGGACAAGGAGCAGCAGGGCATCCCGAAGAACTCCACTCTGGTGTTCGCCGTGGACATCCTGGCGAAGGTGTAA